In the genome of Longimicrobiaceae bacterium, one region contains:
- a CDS encoding DUF368 domain-containing protein yields the protein MRTRTKNLPLHFAQGLLMGTADIIPGVSGGTMALIVGVYERLIDSISNFFTAVAAPLRGDTARARQALGEVEWGLVIPLALGIVTAIGIASRIIPPLLERYPAEARGLFFGLVAASIAIPWLRLRSRGPRMLAVVAAAAVLAFVLVGLPATHAGGDPSLPRVFGSAAVAICAMILPGVSGAFLLEVMGMYEPTLRALKEMNPAYVLTFVAGAATGIGLFSKLLDWLLEHRHDLTMAALVGLMAGSLRALWPWQEAGREVRLPGPGDPVAMVLLLAALGFAAVGALVVWEARQLRAGPAR from the coding sequence ATGAGAACCAGGACGAAGAACCTCCCCCTGCACTTCGCGCAGGGGCTGCTGATGGGCACCGCAGACATCATCCCAGGGGTGAGCGGCGGGACCATGGCGCTGATCGTGGGCGTCTACGAGCGGCTGATCGACTCCATCAGCAACTTCTTCACCGCCGTCGCGGCGCCGCTGCGCGGCGACACGGCGCGCGCCCGCCAGGCGCTCGGCGAGGTGGAGTGGGGGCTGGTGATCCCGCTCGCGCTGGGGATCGTCACCGCCATCGGCATCGCCAGCCGCATCATCCCGCCGCTCCTGGAGCGGTACCCCGCCGAGGCGCGGGGGTTGTTCTTCGGGCTGGTGGCCGCGTCCATAGCCATCCCCTGGCTGAGGCTCCGCTCCCGTGGCCCCCGGATGCTGGCGGTGGTCGCGGCGGCGGCCGTGCTCGCCTTCGTCCTCGTGGGGCTTCCCGCCACACACGCCGGGGGAGATCCGTCGCTCCCGCGCGTCTTCGGCTCGGCGGCGGTCGCCATCTGCGCCATGATCCTCCCCGGCGTCAGCGGCGCCTTCCTCCTGGAGGTCATGGGGATGTACGAGCCCACGCTGCGTGCGCTCAAGGAGATGAACCCCGCCTACGTGCTTACCTTCGTGGCCGGCGCGGCCACGGGGATCGGCCTCTTCTCCAAGCTCCTCGACTGGCTCCTGGAGCACCGGCACGACCTCACCATGGCGGCGCTGGTGGGGCTCATGGCCGGGAGCCTGCGGGCGCTCTGGCCCTGGCAGGAGGCGGGGCGCGAGGTGCGCCTCCCCGGGCCGGGCGACCCCGTCGCCATGGTGCTGCTCCTGGCCGCCCTGGGCTTCGCGGCGGTGGGCGCGCTCGTCGTGTGGGAGGCCCGGCAGCTCCGGGCCGGCCCCGCGCGATGA